In Streptomyces nojiriensis, the sequence CCGAGCTCGACGTGACCCCCGGCAGCACGGTCGCCATGGACCAGATCCTGGCCGTCGTCACCCCCGACGAGGACGAGGAGGGGGCCGCGTGAACAGGCTGCCCATGAACGTCCCGGCGCCCGGCCTCCCGGCCCGGGTCCGGATCCACGAGGTCGGCGCCCGCGACGGGCTGCAGAACGAGAAGACGGCCGTACCCACCGAGGTCAAGGCGGAGTTCATCCACCGCCTCGCCGCCGCCGGGCTGACGACCATCGAGGCCACCAGCTTCGTGCACCCCAAGTGGGTGCCCCAACTCGCCGACGCGGAGGAGCTGTTCCCGCAGCTCGCCGATGTCACGGCGGACCTGCCGGTGCTCGTCCCCAACGAGCGCGGCCTCGACCGCGCGCTCGCCCTGGGGGCCACGCGCATCGCGGTCTTCGGCTCGGCCACCGAGACCTTCGCCTCCCGCAACCTCAACCGCACCGTCGCCGAGTCCCTCGCCATGTTCGAGCCCGTCGTGGCCCGGGCCAAGGAGGGCGAAGCGCACGTCCGCGGCTACCTCTCGATGTGCTTCGGCGACCCCTGGGAGGGCCCGGTCCCGGTCCACCAGGTCGTCTCCGTCGCCAAGGCCCTGCTGGACCTCGGCTGTGACGAGCTGAGCCTCGGCGACACGATCGGCGTGGCCACGCCGGGCCATGTCCAGGCCCTGCTCGCCGCGCTGAACGAGGCCGGTGTCACGACCGACCGCATCGGCGTGCACTTCCACGACACCTACGGCCAGGCACTGTCCAACACCCTCGCCGCGCTCCAGCACGGCGTGAGCACCGTCGACGCCTCCGCAGGCGGCCTCGGCGGGTGCCCGTACGCGAAGAGCGCCACCGGCAACCTCGCGACCGAGGACCTGGTGTGGATGCTCGACGGCCTCGGCATCGAAACCGGGGTCGACCTGGCCGCCCTCACCGCCACGAGCGTGTGGATGGCCGAACAGCTGGGACGCCCCAGCCCCTCCCGTACCGTCCGCGCCCTCTCCCACAAGGAGTAGTCACACCATGTCCCTCGACCACCGGCTCACCCCTGAGCACGAGGAACTCCGCCGCACCGTGGAGGCGTTCGCGCACGACGTCGTCGCCCCGAAGATCGGCGACCTGTACGAGCGGCACGAGTTCCCGTACGAGATCGTCGCCGAGATGGGCCGCATGGGCCTGTTCGGCCTGCCCTTCCCGGAGGAGTACGGCGGCATGGGCGGGGACTACCTCGCCCTCGGCATCGCCCTGGAGGAGCTGGCCCGCGTCGACTCCTCGGTCGCCATCACCCTGGAGGCCGGTGTCTCCCTCGGCGCCATGCCGATCTACCTCTTCGGCTCGGAGGAGCAGAAGAGCGAGTGGCTGCCGAAGATGTGCTCCGGCGAGATCCTCGGCGCCTTCGGCCTGACGGAGCCCGGCGCCGGCTCCGACGCGGGCGGCACCCGCACCACCGCCGTCAAGGACGGCGACGACTGGGTCATCAACGGTTCGAAGTGCTTCATCACCAACTCCGGTACGGACATCACCGGCCTGGTCACCGTCACAGCGGTGACGGGCCGCAAGGCGGACGGCCGTCCGGAGATCTCCTCGATAATCGTCCCGTCCGGCACCCCGGGCTTCACGGTGGCCGCGCCGTACTCCAAGGTGGGCTGGAACTCCTCGGACACCCGTGAGCTGTCGTTCGACGGCGTACGGGTCCCCCTGGCCAACCTGGTGGGCCAGGAGGGCCGCGGCTACGCGCAGTTCCTGCGGATCCTCGACGAGGGCCGGATCGCCATCTCCGCGCTCGCGACCGGTCTCGCGCAGGGCTGCGTGGACGAGTCGGTGAAGTACGCCAAGGAGCGGCACGCCTTCGGCAAGGCGATCGGCGACAACCAGGCGATCCAGTTCAAGCTGGCCGACATGGAGATGCGCGCCCACATGGCCCGCATCGGCTGGCGCGACGCGGCGTCGCGGCTGGTGGCCGGGGAGCCGTTCAAGAAGGAGGCGGCGATCGCGAAGCTGTACTCCTCGACGGTCGCAGTCGACAACGCCCGCGAGGCGACGCAGATCCACGGCGGCTACGGCTTCATGAACGAGTACCCGGTGGCCCGCATGTGGCGGGACTCCAAGATCCTGGAGATCGGCGAGGGCACGAGCGAGGTCCAGCGCATGCTGATCGCGCGCGAGCTGGGCTTCGCCGGCTGAGACCACCCGATGCCGAAGTCCGGCGTGGGCCCGTGCCCGCGCCGGACTTCGGCATGTCGGCGGGCGGTCACAAAAAGATCATGAGCATGACCGTGGGAACCAGGGTCACCAGGGCGCACACCGGCCAGTAGACCCGGGCGGCCGCCGTGTTCCACCGCCGGACGAAGTCGTTGGCGAACCACCACAGCAGCGCGAACGCGATCACGATCGGCCC encodes:
- a CDS encoding hydroxymethylglutaryl-CoA lyase, which encodes MNVPAPGLPARVRIHEVGARDGLQNEKTAVPTEVKAEFIHRLAAAGLTTIEATSFVHPKWVPQLADAEELFPQLADVTADLPVLVPNERGLDRALALGATRIAVFGSATETFASRNLNRTVAESLAMFEPVVARAKEGEAHVRGYLSMCFGDPWEGPVPVHQVVSVAKALLDLGCDELSLGDTIGVATPGHVQALLAALNEAGVTTDRIGVHFHDTYGQALSNTLAALQHGVSTVDASAGGLGGCPYAKSATGNLATEDLVWMLDGLGIETGVDLAALTATSVWMAEQLGRPSPSRTVRALSHKE
- a CDS encoding acyl-CoA dehydrogenase family protein, whose protein sequence is MSLDHRLTPEHEELRRTVEAFAHDVVAPKIGDLYERHEFPYEIVAEMGRMGLFGLPFPEEYGGMGGDYLALGIALEELARVDSSVAITLEAGVSLGAMPIYLFGSEEQKSEWLPKMCSGEILGAFGLTEPGAGSDAGGTRTTAVKDGDDWVINGSKCFITNSGTDITGLVTVTAVTGRKADGRPEISSIIVPSGTPGFTVAAPYSKVGWNSSDTRELSFDGVRVPLANLVGQEGRGYAQFLRILDEGRIAISALATGLAQGCVDESVKYAKERHAFGKAIGDNQAIQFKLADMEMRAHMARIGWRDAASRLVAGEPFKKEAAIAKLYSSTVAVDNAREATQIHGGYGFMNEYPVARMWRDSKILEIGEGTSEVQRMLIARELGFAG